From a single Mycolicibacterium mengxianglii genomic region:
- a CDS encoding MFS transporter: protein MTAEWDPPTPLFVPTLILLTTATGVVSSLGAPLVPTIAAELGVSLGAAQWTLTASLLAGAVATPLMGRFAVGARRRPVVLAGLMLVVAGTVLAAAAPAMARWSDDLSLGVLIAGRVAQGMALGLAPLAMAAARDVLPAHRIGPVMAALSVGTVAGAGLGYPLTALVAQLGGVSAAFWFGTV, encoded by the coding sequence ATGACAGCCGAGTGGGATCCGCCGACCCCGCTGTTCGTCCCCACCCTGATCCTGCTCACCACCGCCACCGGGGTGGTCAGCAGCCTCGGCGCCCCGCTGGTGCCGACCATCGCCGCCGAACTCGGCGTCTCCCTCGGCGCCGCCCAGTGGACCCTGACCGCATCGTTGCTGGCCGGGGCCGTCGCGACCCCGCTGATGGGCCGGTTCGCCGTGGGCGCCCGTCGCCGCCCGGTGGTGCTGGCCGGTCTGATGCTGGTGGTGGCGGGCACCGTCCTGGCCGCGGCCGCACCGGCAATGGCGCGATGGTCTGACGACCTCTCCCTCGGTGTGCTGATCGCCGGCCGGGTGGCGCAGGGCATGGCACTGGGTCTGGCACCGCTGGCCATGGCCGCCGCCCGCGATGTACTGCCCGCCCACCGGATCGGCCCGGTGATGGCCGCACTGTCGGTCGGCACCGTCGCCGGCGCGGGCCTGGGCTACCCGTTGACCGCACTGGTTGCGCAGCTGGGCGGGGTCTCGGCGGCGTTCTGGTTCGGCACGGTTTGA
- a CDS encoding MFS transporter: protein MTLATLALTWRHLPAAPPCPRPRVRTSEAVLLSVATLALLLGISQTTTWGWVDPRTLGLFAVGGLAMAGWVWLTLRHDEPLIDLRSAFRGAAAAPNITALLAGAGMYMGLTLLMVLVQVDTPSGWGLGQPVAVAGLMLVPYSAMSVLGSRISLWVGARISPGRVLPIGCALYLASTVQLALGHDHVWQALLSMALAGLGSGSTFATLPVLLVRAVPAGETSSALAFNQVLRYIGFSVGSAVGVTVLGLVSGPVPDEHGFVAAMAVNAGVWVLAIGVVVRAIAAR from the coding sequence TTGACCCTGGCCACCCTGGCGCTGACATGGCGGCACCTACCGGCCGCCCCGCCCTGTCCCCGGCCCCGGGTGCGCACGTCGGAAGCGGTGTTGCTGTCGGTGGCGACGCTGGCGCTGCTGCTCGGCATCAGCCAGACCACCACGTGGGGTTGGGTGGATCCGCGCACCCTGGGGTTGTTCGCGGTCGGTGGGCTCGCCATGGCCGGCTGGGTGTGGCTGACCCTGCGCCACGACGAGCCGCTGATCGATCTGCGGTCGGCGTTCCGCGGCGCGGCGGCCGCCCCGAACATCACCGCGTTGCTGGCCGGCGCCGGGATGTACATGGGGCTGACGCTGCTGATGGTGCTCGTCCAAGTCGATACGCCGTCAGGCTGGGGGCTGGGCCAACCGGTGGCGGTCGCGGGGTTGATGCTGGTGCCGTACTCGGCGATGAGCGTGCTCGGATCGCGGATCTCGCTGTGGGTGGGTGCACGCATCAGCCCGGGACGGGTGTTGCCCATCGGGTGCGCGCTGTATCTGGCGTCGACCGTGCAACTGGCGCTGGGCCACGACCACGTCTGGCAGGCGCTGCTGTCGATGGCGCTGGCCGGGCTGGGCAGCGGCAGTACGTTCGCCACTCTTCCGGTGCTTCTGGTCCGGGCCGTCCCCGCCGGGGAGACCTCCAGCGCGCTGGCGTTCAACCAGGTCCTGCGCTACATCGGGTTCTCGGTCGGCAGCGCCGTCGGCGTGACGGTGCTGGGGCTCGTCAGCGGCCCGGTGCCCGACGAACACGGTTTCGTGGCGGCGATGGCCGTCAATGCCGGGGTCTGGGTGCTGGCCATCGGCGTGGTCGTCCGGGCGATAGCGGCGCGGTGA
- a CDS encoding prepilin peptidase gives MAQWVAGAVLALWLIVLSVTDLRQRRLPNTLTLPGALVILLGAVTCGRGAAALTGAAALAGLYLMLHLLSPGGMGAGDVKLALGLGGVTGALGAQVWVLAALGAPLLTVAWALAARARVLPHGPSMCLATALAVVTCR, from the coding sequence ATGGCGCAGTGGGTGGCCGGCGCGGTGCTCGCGCTGTGGCTGATCGTGTTGAGCGTGACGGACCTGCGGCAGCGACGCCTGCCCAACACCCTGACGTTGCCGGGTGCGCTGGTGATCCTGCTCGGGGCGGTCACCTGCGGGCGCGGTGCTGCCGCCCTGACCGGGGCGGCGGCCCTGGCTGGGCTGTATCTGATGTTGCACCTGCTGTCGCCGGGCGGGATGGGTGCCGGGGATGTGAAGCTGGCGCTGGGCCTGGGCGGTGTGACAGGTGCCCTCGGCGCGCAGGTGTGGGTGCTCGCCGCGCTGGGCGCGCCGCTGCTGACCGTGGCGTGGGCGCTGGCGGCCCGGGCCCGGGTGCTGCCGCACGGGCCGTCGATGTGCCTGGCGACCGCCCTGGCCGTGGTGACGTGCCGGTGA
- a CDS encoding shikimate dehydrogenase — translation MLAEQVPAGGTCGRKAAVLGKPIAHSRSPQLHLAAYRALGLLDWTYERIECSADELPGLVDGLGPEWVGLSVTMPGKFAALRYATERTARAELVGSANTLVRTASGWRADNTDIDGVAGALGERFTGSAVLLGAGGTAPAALMGVTDLGISHVSVAARNPDKAAPLIKLAAALGVTAEHCPLQRGSLADHVRQASVVVSTIPADAAAEVADAVAPVPVLLDAIYHPWPTPLAAAVTAAGGRVVSGLQMLLHQAFAQVEQFTGRPAPRAQMAAALN, via the coding sequence GTGCTCGCTGAGCAAGTACCGGCCGGCGGAACCTGTGGCCGTAAAGCCGCCGTGCTGGGCAAGCCGATCGCGCATTCGCGGTCCCCGCAGCTGCACTTGGCCGCGTATCGGGCACTGGGACTGCTGGACTGGACCTACGAGCGGATCGAGTGTTCGGCCGACGAGCTGCCCGGGCTGGTGGATGGGCTGGGACCGGAGTGGGTCGGGTTGTCGGTGACGATGCCCGGCAAGTTCGCCGCCCTGCGGTATGCGACCGAGCGCACGGCCCGCGCCGAGCTGGTCGGTTCGGCGAACACGCTGGTGCGCACCGCGTCCGGCTGGCGCGCCGACAACACCGACATCGATGGCGTCGCCGGCGCGCTGGGTGAAAGGTTCACCGGTTCGGCGGTACTGCTGGGAGCCGGCGGTACCGCCCCTGCTGCGCTGATGGGCGTGACCGATCTGGGCATCAGCCACGTCAGTGTGGCCGCGCGAAACCCGGACAAGGCCGCTCCGCTGATCAAGCTCGCCGCAGCCCTGGGTGTCACCGCTGAACACTGCCCGTTGCAGCGCGGTTCGCTGGCTGATCACGTCCGGCAGGCGTCGGTGGTGGTCAGCACCATCCCCGCCGATGCGGCAGCCGAGGTCGCCGACGCGGTGGCGCCAGTTCCGGTGCTGCTGGACGCGATCTACCACCCCTGGCCGACGCCGCTGGCGGCGGCCGTGACCGCGGCGGGCGGACGGGTGGTCAGCGGGCTGCAGATGCTGTTGCACCAGGCCTTCGCCCAGGTCGAACAATTCACAGGCCGACCCGCTCCGCGAGCACAGATGGCGGCCGCGCTGAACTAG
- a CDS encoding endolytic transglycosylase MltG — translation MADDLDDRARPVAVGPPRTRMTRAARLRAERNRRRRRTMAGLAIAVLICVIIATVFLGSRMWHSMFGAPSDYTGSGGTDVVIEVHDGDSTTAIGKTLLNAEVVADVQSFVDAASDSAEMQAIQPGFYKVRTEIPAASAVERLTDPANRVGKLTIPEGRQLDDMTDVRTHAVTAGVLSLIAEATCTDLDGRRACVSVEDLRAAAAADNLEALQVPQWAVEPATAMGADHRRIEGLIAAGTWNVDPSASPQEILASLIAASSLRYESGGLLDTAAAMHISPYDVLVVGSLVQRESMPQDFPKVARVIYNRLADNRKLEFDSTVNYSLDRQEVATTDADRARVTPWNTYASLGLPATPICSPSQAALAAAERPEPGDWLYFVTVDMQGTTLFTRDYEHHLANIEVARHNGVLDSAR, via the coding sequence ATGGCTGACGACCTGGACGATCGTGCGCGGCCTGTTGCCGTGGGACCGCCCCGGACCCGGATGACGCGCGCCGCGCGGCTCCGCGCCGAACGTAACCGCCGGCGCCGGCGCACCATGGCCGGGTTGGCCATCGCGGTGCTCATCTGCGTCATCATCGCCACGGTGTTCCTGGGCTCGCGAATGTGGCATTCGATGTTCGGTGCGCCGTCGGACTACACCGGAAGCGGTGGCACCGATGTCGTCATCGAGGTCCACGACGGTGACTCGACCACCGCGATCGGAAAGACCTTGCTCAATGCCGAGGTCGTCGCCGACGTCCAGTCGTTCGTCGACGCCGCCTCCGACAGCGCCGAGATGCAGGCGATCCAGCCCGGTTTCTACAAGGTGCGGACCGAGATTCCCGCGGCCTCGGCCGTGGAACGGCTGACCGATCCCGCCAACCGGGTGGGCAAACTGACCATCCCCGAAGGACGCCAGCTCGACGACATGACCGACGTCCGGACCCACGCCGTCACCGCGGGCGTGCTGTCCCTGATCGCCGAAGCCACCTGCACCGACCTCGACGGCCGGCGTGCCTGTGTGTCCGTCGAGGACCTGCGCGCCGCGGCCGCGGCCGACAACCTGGAAGCACTGCAGGTGCCGCAGTGGGCGGTCGAGCCGGCCACCGCGATGGGCGCCGACCACCGCCGCATCGAGGGGCTGATCGCCGCCGGCACCTGGAACGTGGACCCGTCGGCCTCCCCTCAGGAGATCCTGGCTTCTCTCATCGCGGCCAGCTCCCTGCGCTACGAAAGTGGTGGGCTGCTCGACACCGCGGCGGCGATGCACATCTCGCCCTATGACGTACTGGTCGTCGGTTCGCTGGTACAGCGGGAATCCATGCCGCAGGACTTCCCGAAGGTCGCGCGCGTCATCTACAACCGCCTGGCCGACAATCGCAAGCTGGAGTTCGATTCCACGGTCAACTACTCGCTGGACCGGCAGGAGGTGGCCACCACCGACGCCGACCGGGCCCGGGTGACACCGTGGAACACCTACGCCTCCCTGGGCCTGCCCGCCACTCCGATCTGCTCGCCCAGCCAGGCCGCGCTCGCCGCCGCCGAGCGCCCGGAGCCGGGGGACTGGCTGTACTTCGTAACCGTCGACATGCAGGGCACCACCCTGTTCACCAGGGATTACGAGCACCACCTGGCGAACATCGAGGTCGCGCGGCACAACGGCGTGCTCGACAGTGCTCGCTGA
- the ruvX gene encoding Holliday junction resolvase RuvX, producing the protein MTSSEHRLPERPGSDDPGRGRRLGVDVGTVRIGVATCDPDGILATPVETVRRDPAGRHLRRLRQLVEEYEAVEVIVGLPRTLADRAGTSALDAIDVADRLAERITPVPVRLADERLTTVTAQRSLREAGVRAKGQRAIVDQAAAVAILQGWLDQRRAQLSEEPGGSTPEANHG; encoded by the coding sequence GTGACTTCCAGCGAGCACCGGCTGCCCGAGCGGCCCGGCAGTGATGACCCGGGGCGAGGGCGCCGGCTCGGCGTGGACGTCGGCACGGTGCGCATCGGTGTCGCCACCTGCGATCCCGACGGCATCCTGGCCACCCCGGTGGAAACTGTCCGGCGTGACCCGGCGGGCAGGCATCTGCGCCGCCTGCGGCAGCTGGTCGAGGAGTACGAAGCCGTCGAGGTGATCGTCGGGCTGCCGCGTACGCTCGCCGACCGGGCCGGTACCTCGGCCCTGGACGCCATCGACGTCGCCGACCGGCTGGCCGAGCGCATAACGCCGGTTCCGGTGCGGTTGGCCGATGAACGACTGACCACCGTGACCGCGCAACGTTCGCTGCGGGAGGCCGGGGTGCGGGCCAAGGGCCAGCGTGCGATCGTCGACCAAGCCGCTGCGGTGGCGATCCTGCAGGGGTGGCTGGATCAGCGACGCGCACAACTCAGCGAAGAACCGGGGGGATCAACACCGGAGGCGAATCATGGCTGA
- the alaS gene encoding alanine--tRNA ligase translates to MQTHEIRKRFLDHFVKAGHTEVPSASVILDDPNLLFVNAGMVQFVPYFLGQRTPAWNRATSVQKCIRTPDIDEVGITTRHNTFFQMAGNFSFGDYFKRGAIELAWGLLTNPVSEGGYGFDPEKLWATVYLDDDEAADLWQEIAGLPVERIQRRGMADNYWSMGIPGPCGPSSEIYYDRGPEYGVEGGPVANEDRYIEIWNLVFMQNERGEGTSKEDFEILGPLPRKNIDTGMGVERVACLLQGVDNVYETDLVRPVIDLVASIAPRGYGTGNHEDDVRYRVIADHSRTAAIIIGDGVSPGNDGRGYVLRRLLRRVIRSAKLLGIDTPIVGQLMATVRDAMGPSYPELVTDFDRIHRIAVAEETAFNRTLAAGSRLFDEAADTTKASGATVLSGSNAFTLHDTYGFPIDLTLEMAAESGLSVDEAGFRELMNEQRQRAKADAAARKHAHADLSAYRELVDAGPTEFTGFDELSTQATILGIFVDGKRVPVVAHGGEASDGLPPDRVELVLDRTPLYAESGGQIADIGAISGTGGAAKAQVTDVQKIAKTLFVHRVNVESGEFVEGDTVTAEVDATWRHGATQGHSGTHMVHAALRQVLGPNAVQAGSLNRPGYLRFDFNWQGPLSEQQRGEIEIVANEAVEADFAVNTFHTKLDKAKAMGAMALFGEAYPEEVRVVEIGGPFSIELCGGTHVHNSAQIGPVTLLGESSVGSGVRRVEAYVGLDSFKHLAKERALMAGLASSLKVPSEEVPARVASLVERLRAAEKELEKVRLATARSAAVNAAAGAERVGEVLLVAQRMSGEMSGGDLRSLIGDIRGKLGNEPAVVALIAEGEGGTVPYVVAVNQAAQQLGLKSNDLLKTISTAVDGRGGGKPDLAQGSGKNATGIDTALQALRAEVARS, encoded by the coding sequence GTGCAGACACACGAGATCAGGAAGCGGTTCCTCGATCACTTCGTGAAAGCAGGCCATACCGAGGTGCCGAGCGCCTCGGTGATCCTCGACGATCCCAACCTGCTGTTCGTCAACGCCGGCATGGTGCAGTTCGTCCCGTATTTCCTGGGACAGCGCACCCCGGCCTGGAACCGCGCCACCAGTGTGCAGAAGTGCATCCGAACCCCCGACATCGACGAGGTCGGCATCACCACCCGCCACAACACCTTCTTCCAGATGGCGGGCAACTTCAGTTTCGGTGACTATTTCAAGCGCGGCGCCATCGAGCTGGCCTGGGGACTGCTGACCAACCCGGTCAGCGAGGGCGGCTACGGCTTCGATCCTGAAAAGCTCTGGGCCACAGTCTATCTGGATGATGACGAGGCCGCCGACCTGTGGCAGGAGATCGCCGGCCTGCCCGTCGAGCGGATCCAGCGCCGCGGCATGGCCGACAACTACTGGTCGATGGGCATCCCGGGACCGTGCGGTCCGTCGTCGGAGATCTACTACGACCGCGGGCCCGAATACGGCGTCGAGGGTGGACCCGTCGCCAATGAGGACCGCTACATCGAGATCTGGAATCTCGTCTTCATGCAGAACGAGCGCGGCGAGGGCACCTCCAAGGAGGACTTCGAGATCCTCGGGCCGCTGCCGCGCAAGAACATCGACACCGGTATGGGCGTGGAACGGGTCGCGTGCCTGCTGCAGGGTGTCGACAACGTCTACGAAACCGACCTGGTGCGTCCGGTGATCGACCTGGTGGCCTCGATCGCTCCGCGCGGGTACGGCACCGGCAATCACGAGGACGACGTCCGCTACCGGGTCATTGCCGACCACAGCCGCACCGCGGCGATCATCATCGGTGACGGCGTGAGCCCGGGCAACGACGGGCGCGGTTACGTCTTGCGGCGCTTGCTGCGCCGTGTCATCCGCTCGGCGAAGCTGCTGGGAATCGACACCCCTATCGTCGGACAACTGATGGCCACGGTGCGTGACGCCATGGGTCCGTCGTATCCGGAGCTGGTCACCGACTTCGACCGCATCCACCGCATCGCGGTGGCCGAGGAAACCGCGTTCAACCGCACGCTGGCGGCCGGCTCACGGTTGTTCGACGAGGCGGCCGATACGACGAAGGCGTCCGGGGCCACGGTGTTGTCCGGCTCCAACGCCTTCACCCTGCACGACACCTACGGCTTCCCGATCGACCTCACCCTGGAAATGGCTGCAGAGTCGGGCCTTTCGGTGGATGAGGCCGGGTTCCGCGAACTGATGAACGAGCAGCGGCAGCGGGCCAAGGCCGACGCCGCTGCCCGCAAACACGCCCATGCCGACCTGTCCGCCTACCGCGAACTCGTCGACGCCGGCCCCACCGAATTCACCGGATTCGACGAACTTTCCACGCAGGCAACGATTCTCGGCATCTTCGTGGATGGCAAGCGGGTGCCCGTGGTGGCTCACGGCGGTGAGGCTTCCGACGGTTTACCCCCGGATCGGGTGGAGCTGGTGCTCGATCGCACGCCGCTGTACGCCGAATCCGGTGGCCAGATCGCCGATATCGGCGCCATCTCCGGGACCGGAGGCGCCGCCAAAGCGCAAGTCACCGACGTACAGAAGATCGCGAAAACCCTGTTCGTACACCGGGTGAACGTCGAATCAGGCGAGTTCGTCGAAGGCGACACCGTCACCGCTGAGGTCGATGCCACGTGGCGCCACGGCGCAACGCAGGGCCATTCGGGCACCCACATGGTGCACGCCGCCCTGCGGCAGGTGTTGGGACCCAACGCTGTCCAGGCCGGCTCGCTGAACCGGCCCGGTTACCTACGGTTCGACTTCAACTGGCAGGGACCGCTGTCCGAGCAGCAGCGCGGCGAGATCGAGATCGTCGCCAACGAAGCCGTTGAGGCGGATTTCGCGGTCAACACCTTCCACACCAAACTGGACAAGGCCAAAGCGATGGGCGCGATGGCACTCTTCGGCGAGGCCTATCCCGAGGAAGTGCGCGTCGTCGAGATCGGTGGGCCGTTTTCCATCGAGCTGTGCGGCGGCACCCACGTGCACAACTCGGCGCAGATCGGCCCGGTGACGCTGCTCGGTGAGTCCTCCGTCGGCTCCGGTGTGCGCCGCGTCGAGGCCTACGTCGGGCTGGACTCGTTCAAGCACCTGGCCAAGGAGCGCGCCCTGATGGCAGGCCTGGCCTCGTCGCTGAAAGTGCCATCCGAAGAAGTGCCGGCCCGGGTGGCGAGTCTGGTGGAGCGGCTGCGCGCCGCGGAGAAGGAACTGGAAAAGGTGCGGCTGGCCACGGCGCGCTCGGCCGCGGTGAACGCCGCCGCAGGCGCCGAACGTGTCGGCGAGGTCCTGCTGGTCGCGCAGCGCATGTCGGGGGAGATGTCCGGGGGCGATCTGCGCTCGCTCATCGGCGATATTCGCGGCAAGCTCGGCAACGAGCCTGCCGTGGTGGCACTGATCGCCGAAGGCGAGGGTGGCACGGTGCCCTACGTGGTGGCCGTCAACCAGGCAGCGCAGCAGCTCGGCCTCAAGAGCAACGACCTGCTCAAGACGATCTCCACGGCCGTCGACGGCCGCGGCGGCGGCAAGCCGGACTTGGCACAGGGTTCCGGCAAGAACGCAACGGGGATCGACACCGCACTCCAAGCACTACGTGCGGAAGTGGCCCGGAGCTAG
- a CDS encoding secondary thiamine-phosphate synthase enzyme YjbQ codes for MITDLLDIDTSRRLLVDLTEDVRRFCSSQSDGLCSVFVPHATAGLALMETGSGSDDDLVDALQRLLPRDDRYRHRHGSPGHGADHVLPALISPSVTVPVLDGTLLLGTWQSVVLVDLNRDNPRRSVRLSFIAG; via the coding sequence GTGATCACCGACCTGCTCGACATCGACACCAGCCGGCGGCTTCTGGTCGACCTCACCGAGGACGTGCGCCGGTTCTGTTCCAGCCAGTCCGACGGGCTGTGCAGTGTCTTCGTGCCGCACGCCACGGCGGGGCTGGCGCTCATGGAAACCGGCTCCGGCTCGGATGACGATCTGGTGGACGCGCTGCAGCGGCTGCTGCCCCGTGACGACCGCTACCGGCACCGGCACGGCTCGCCGGGGCACGGCGCCGACCATGTACTACCCGCGCTCATCTCGCCGTCGGTGACGGTGCCGGTGTTGGACGGCACCCTGCTGTTGGGCACCTGGCAGAGCGTGGTGCTCGTCGACCTCAACCGGGACAACCCCCGCCGGTCGGTCAGGCTCAGCTTCATCGCGGGTTGA
- a CDS encoding GlsB/YeaQ/YmgE family stress response membrane protein, whose translation MTVTGIITAIIIGAVIGVLGRLLLPGKQPIGVLLTIVVGIVAALLGTVLARAMGIATATSGVDWLELLVQVVLAIAGVALVSALTSRRRSGTLRR comes from the coding sequence ATGACAGTCACCGGCATCATCACCGCCATCATCATCGGTGCGGTAATCGGAGTCCTGGGCCGTTTGCTACTGCCCGGAAAGCAGCCGATCGGGGTGCTGCTGACCATCGTCGTCGGCATCGTCGCCGCGTTGCTGGGCACCGTCCTGGCCCGCGCGATGGGCATCGCCACCGCCACCAGTGGAGTTGACTGGCTGGAGCTGCTGGTCCAGGTCGTCCTCGCCATCGCCGGTGTGGCGCTGGTGAGCGCGCTCACCTCGCGCCGCCGAAGTGGGACGTTGCGCCGCTGA
- a CDS encoding replication-associated recombination protein A, producing MSDSLFDLSGPAPASGATRPTAAPPNAPLAVRMRPNSLDEVVGQQHLLQPGSPLRRLVDGSGAASLILYGPPGTGKTTLASLISHATGRRFEALSALSAGVKEVRAVIDVARRSAVHGEQTVLFIDEVHRFSKTQQDALLAAVENRIVLLVAATTENPSFSVVAPLLSRSLILQLQPLSAADIGTVLQRAIEDPRGLGGKVPVDPEAVELIVALSAGDARRALTALEVAAETGERVTVEVIEQSLDKAAVRYDRDGDQHYDVVSAFIKSVRGSDVDAALHYLARMLTAGEDPRFVARRLMILASEDIGMADPTALLTAVAAAQTVQLIGMPEAQLTLAHATVHLATAPKSNAVTTALGAAMADIKAGKAGLVPPHLRDGHYSGAAALGNAQGYKYAHDHADGVVSQQYPPNELVGVDYYRPTGRGVERELAGRVERLRAIIRRRRS from the coding sequence GTGTCCGACAGCCTGTTCGACCTGTCCGGCCCCGCGCCTGCCTCCGGGGCGACGAGGCCGACTGCGGCCCCACCGAACGCGCCGCTGGCGGTCCGGATGCGGCCCAACTCGCTCGATGAAGTCGTGGGCCAACAACATCTGCTGCAGCCGGGCTCCCCGCTGCGCCGCCTGGTCGACGGCTCCGGCGCGGCGTCGCTGATCCTGTACGGGCCGCCCGGTACCGGCAAGACCACCCTGGCTTCATTGATCTCCCATGCCACCGGCCGACGGTTCGAGGCGCTCTCGGCGCTGTCGGCCGGGGTCAAAGAGGTGCGTGCCGTCATCGACGTGGCACGGCGGTCCGCAGTTCACGGTGAGCAGACGGTGTTGTTCATCGACGAGGTGCACCGCTTCTCCAAAACCCAGCAGGATGCGCTGCTGGCCGCCGTGGAGAACCGCATCGTGCTGCTGGTCGCGGCGACGACCGAGAACCCGTCGTTCTCGGTGGTGGCCCCGCTGCTGTCCCGCTCGCTGATCTTGCAGCTGCAGCCGCTCAGCGCCGCCGACATCGGCACGGTGCTGCAGCGGGCGATCGAGGATCCGCGGGGTCTCGGCGGCAAGGTGCCCGTCGACCCGGAGGCCGTCGAGCTCATCGTGGCGCTGTCGGCGGGGGACGCCCGGCGCGCGCTGACCGCACTGGAGGTGGCCGCCGAAACCGGCGAGCGGGTAACCGTCGAGGTGATCGAACAGTCGCTGGACAAGGCAGCGGTGCGGTATGACCGCGACGGCGACCAGCACTACGACGTGGTGAGTGCCTTCATCAAATCGGTCCGCGGCTCCGACGTCGACGCCGCCCTGCACTACCTGGCCCGGATGCTGACCGCGGGCGAGGATCCCCGGTTCGTGGCGCGCCGGCTGATGATCCTGGCCAGCGAGGACATCGGGATGGCCGACCCGACCGCGCTGCTGACCGCGGTGGCGGCGGCCCAGACCGTGCAGCTGATCGGGATGCCCGAGGCGCAGCTGACGCTGGCCCACGCGACCGTGCACCTGGCGACCGCCCCGAAGTCCAATGCCGTGACCACCGCCCTGGGTGCCGCGATGGCCGACATCAAGGCCGGTAAGGCGGGTCTGGTACCGCCGCACCTGCGCGACGGGCACTATTCCGGAGCGGCGGCTCTGGGCAACGCACAGGGCTACAAGTACGCGCACGATCACGCTGATGGTGTTGTGTCGCAGCAGTATCCGCCCAACGAGCTGGTGGGGGTGGACTACTACCGGCCGACCGGGCGTGGGGTCGAGCGCGAGCTCGCCGGCCGGGTCGAGCGGTTGCGCGCCATCATCCGGCGCAGGAGGTCGTGA
- a CDS encoding DUF3097 domain-containing protein, with product MTDRYGMDVLADNPHQRTRVRATEVPVEIGMVLEDVTTGFVGAVVRVEYGRMDLEDRQGRTRGFPVGPGYLVDGKPVILTPPRKAPAAAATARTASGSVAVPRMRARTAIGGRIYVEGRHDAELVEQVWGDDLRVEGVVVEYLGGIDDLPALVADFAPGQGRRLGVLVDHLVAGSKETRIADEVRRGPYGSHALVVGHPYVDIWEAVKPARVGLRTWPKIPRTISWKHGVCQALGWPHTDQADIARAWQRIRSTVRDWNDLEPALIGRVEELIDFVTAPTDD from the coding sequence GTGACGGACCGCTATGGAATGGACGTGCTCGCCGACAACCCGCACCAGCGCACCCGGGTACGTGCCACCGAGGTGCCGGTGGAGATCGGCATGGTGCTCGAAGACGTGACCACCGGTTTTGTCGGCGCGGTGGTACGCGTCGAGTACGGCCGGATGGACCTCGAGGACCGGCAGGGGCGCACGCGGGGCTTCCCGGTGGGTCCCGGCTACCTGGTGGACGGCAAGCCTGTCATCCTGACCCCGCCCCGCAAGGCGCCGGCGGCGGCGGCCACTGCCCGCACCGCGTCGGGTTCGGTAGCGGTGCCGCGGATGCGGGCCCGAACGGCGATCGGGGGCCGGATCTACGTCGAGGGCCGCCACGACGCCGAACTGGTGGAACAGGTGTGGGGCGACGACCTGCGGGTCGAGGGCGTGGTGGTCGAATACCTGGGCGGCATCGACGACCTGCCCGCACTGGTCGCCGATTTCGCACCCGGCCAGGGGCGTCGGCTCGGTGTGCTGGTCGACCACCTGGTGGCAGGGTCCAAGGAGACCCGCATCGCCGATGAGGTGCGCCGCGGCCCGTACGGCTCACATGCGCTCGTCGTCGGACATCCCTACGTCGATATCTGGGAAGCGGTCAAACCCGCCCGGGTTGGCCTGCGGACCTGGCCGAAGATCCCGCGCACCATCTCCTGGAAGCACGGCGTCTGCCAGGCGTTGGGCTGGCCGCACACCGACCAGGCCGATATCGCCCGGGCGTGGCAGCGCATTCGCTCGACCGTGCGGGACTGGAACGACCTGGAGCCGGCCCTGATCGGGCGCGTGGAAGAGCTCATCGATTTTGTCACCGCGCCCACCGACGACTGA